A stretch of Gadus chalcogrammus isolate NIFS_2021 chromosome 9, NIFS_Gcha_1.0, whole genome shotgun sequence DNA encodes these proteins:
- the chmp1a gene encoding charged multivesicular body protein 1a yields MDETLFQLKFTAKQLEKLAKKAEKDSEKEQAKVKKALQQKNVECARVYAENAIRKKNEGLNWLRMASRVDAVSSKVQTAITMKGVTKNMAQVTKALDKALGSMDLQKVSAVMDKFETQVQNLDVHTSVMDDAMSSATTLTTPQEQVDSLIHQIAEESGLEVMDQLNQLPAGAASLGGETSSKQDKEDQLSRRLAALRN; encoded by the exons ATGGATG AAACGCTCTTCCAACTAAAG TTCACAGCTAAACAACTCGAGAAACTAGCCAAGAAGGCAGAAAAGGATTCGGAGAAGGAACAAGCCAAGGTCAAGAAG GCTCTTCAACAGAAGAATGTGGAATGTGCCAGAGTCTATGCTGAGAACGCCATACGGAAGAAAAATGAGGGGCTTAATTGGCTGCGTATGGCTTCCCGCGTGGATGCTGTTTCCTCTAAAGTTCAAACAGCCATCACTATGAAGGGG GTGACTAAGAACATGGCCCAGGTTACAAAAGCTCTGGACAAAGCTCTGGGCTCCATGGACCTGCAGAAGGTTTCAGCTGTCATGGATAAGTTTGAAACCCAAGTCCAGAACCTTGATGTTCACACctcg GTGATGGACGACGCCATGAGCTCGGCCACCACGCTGACCACGCCGCAGGAACAGGTGGACAGCCTGATCCACCAGATAGCGGAGGAGAGCGGCCTGGAGGTCATGGACCAGCTGAACCAGCTGCCGGCCGGGGCAGCCTCCCTGGGTGGGGAGACCTCCAGCAAACAGGACAAGGAGGACCAGCTCTCCCGACG GTTGGCTGCACTTCGGAACTGA
- the slc10a3 gene encoding P3 protein translates to MRTLFAFCCLFLITGGADQVTTGKSPSNSDNTNVTADSDRRYIRIGDGSSHEFEFPENTNGVIVISSQYRSTNASRKGRESWKQTLSVHSLDPEVLSILNVTDGGRAGPVKSYIITIRSGLPGTAQLQIQLLDLDQDDAMSVLIEERTDYSIRVSTPGSEDASTLLIQPGGFSHFSENPVLFALLPLIFINKCAFGCKVEVEVLKGLLRRPAPLLLGVVGQFLVMPLYAYCLSELASLPKALSLGLVITCSAPGGGGGYLYSLLLGGDVTLAISMTLVSTVVAAAAMPLSSALYGWLLGVHAALHVPFIKILGTLLFIAIPISLGMLVKLRLPGLTRVLLALIRPFSFVLIVGGIFMAYQMGASILANVRPQIVAAGVTVPMFGLLVGAALAKTAALASPQRKTVSIEVGVQNSLLALAVMQLSFQRAEADFASQAPFIVALSSTSEMLLIVLGHFVHRRFCGTAAPRTVT, encoded by the coding sequence ATGAGGACGCTATTTGCATTTTGTTGTCTCTTCCTGATTACCGGAGGAGCGGACCAGGTGACGACGGGCAAGTCCCCAAGCAACAGCGACAATACGAACGTGACGGCCGATAGCGACCGAAGGTATATTAGAATCGGCGACGGATCATCGCACGAATTTGAATTTCCCGAAAACACCAACGGCGTGATTGTTATCTCCAGTCAGTACCGGAGCACCAACGCGAGCAGGAAGGGGCGCGAGAGCTGGAAGCAGACGCTGAGCGTCCACTCGTTGGACCCGGAGGTTTTATCAATCCTGAATGTGACTGACGGTGGACGTGCGGGGCCAGTTAAAAGTTATATTATCACAATAAGGTCTGGTTTGCCAGGCACAGCACAGTTGCAGATCCAGCTCCTGGACCTAGATCAGGACGACGCCATGTCAGTTCTGATTGAAGAGAGGACAGACTACTCCATCAGGGTGTCAACTCCAGGAAGTGAGGATGCTTCCACCCTGCTCATTCAGCCCGGGGGCTTTTCCCACTTCTCAGAGAACCCCGTGCTGTTTGCCTTGCTGCCCCTCATCTTCATCAACAAGTGTGCCTTTGGGTGcaaagtggaggtggaggtgctcaAGGGTCTCCTGAGGAGGCCTGCGCCGTTGCTACTTGGGGTGGTGGGACAGTTTCTGGTGATGCCTTTGTATGCGTATTGCTTGTCCGAACTGGCCTCCCTGCCCAAGGCACTCTCTCTAGGCCTGGTGATCACCTGCTCTGCCccggggggcggtgggggttaCCTCTACAGCCTGTTGCTAGGCGGCGACGTGACCCTTGCCATCTCCATGACGCTGGTCTCcacggtggtggcggcggcggccatgcCCCTGTCGTCGGCACTGTACGGCTGGCTGCTGGGCGTGCACGCCGCCCTGCACGTGCCCTTCATCAAGATCCTGGGCACCCTGCTCTTCATCGCCATCCCCATCTCGCTGGGCATGCTGGTGAAGCTGCGGCTGCCGGGACTCACCAGAGTCCTGCTGGCGCTCATCCGGCCCTTCAGCTTTGTGCTCATCGTGGGCGGCATCTTCATGGCCTATCAGATGGGCGCGTCCATCCTGGCCAACGTCCGGCCGCAGATAGTGGCGGCCGGGGTGACCGTGCCCATGTTCGGCCTGCTGGTCGGGGCGGCCCTGGCGAAGACGGCGGCGCTGGCGTCGCCACAGAGGAAGACGGTGAGCATCGAGGTGGGCGTCCAGAACAGCCTGCTGGCCCTCGCCGTCATGCAGCTGTCCTTCCAGCGGGCCGAGGCAGACTTTGCGTCGCAGGCGCCCTTCATCGTGGCGCTCAGCAGCACCTCGGAGATGCTCCTCATCGTCCTGGGACACTTTGTGCACCGGAGGTTCTGCGGGACGGCCGCCCCCAGGactgtcacctga